A genomic window from Leptospira brenneri includes:
- the pyrF gene encoding orotidine-5'-phosphate decarboxylase, translating to MNSKSNFVQKFNSRRDALKSFLCIGLDPELEKLPKVSLDSKAPLVHFTETIIRYTHSLATAWKPNVAFFERLGAEGYFALEHMVRVMKEVSPEVPIVMDAKRGDLANTSKEYAKYFFEKLGVDALTVNPYMGRDSLVPYLDLGGYIFVLGLTSNPSSADFQKQKLVGKDLYLYEEVSDQMAKLGEEYPNQVGLVVGGTHPSEIQSLRARHPELYFLIPGFGAQGGDLESIIQASGKRSLINSSRGITLSSLEENFGQIAQKKAEEVHLQMNQLFL from the coding sequence GTGAATTCAAAATCCAATTTCGTTCAAAAATTCAATTCGCGTAGAGATGCCTTAAAGTCTTTTCTTTGTATTGGTCTGGATCCTGAACTCGAAAAATTACCTAAGGTAAGTTTGGATTCGAAAGCACCACTCGTTCATTTTACAGAAACGATCATTCGTTACACTCATTCCCTTGCCACAGCTTGGAAACCCAATGTTGCTTTTTTCGAAAGGTTGGGGGCAGAAGGATATTTTGCCTTAGAACATATGGTTCGTGTCATGAAGGAAGTGTCACCAGAAGTACCCATTGTGATGGATGCCAAACGTGGTGACCTTGCCAATACTTCCAAAGAGTATGCTAAGTATTTTTTTGAAAAGTTGGGAGTGGATGCCCTGACGGTAAACCCATACATGGGTCGTGATAGTTTGGTTCCTTATTTGGATCTAGGTGGTTATATCTTTGTACTCGGACTTACTTCCAATCCTAGCTCGGCTGACTTTCAAAAACAAAAACTTGTGGGAAAGGACCTTTACTTATATGAAGAGGTCAGTGACCAAATGGCAAAACTTGGTGAAGAGTATCCAAACCAAGTAGGGCTTGTGGTCGGGGGAACCCATCCCTCAGAGATCCAGTCTTTACGTGCCCGCCATCCTGAACTGTATTTTCTCATTCCTGGGTTTGGTGCCCAAGGGGGAGACTTAGAGTCCATCATCCAAGCTTCGGGCAAACGTTCGCTCATCAATTCTTCTCGGGGGATCACACTTAGTTCTTTGGAAGAAAATTTCGGACAAATTGCACAAAAGAAAGCGGAGGAAGTGCATCTACAAATGAACCAACTCTTTCTCTAA
- a CDS encoding nucleotidyltransferase family protein: protein MKKIRIGVIAAAGKGTRAYPRTSFIPKPLFVIEGKSILHRNVELMVKTFGIEKVYVLVGHLKERIIAEIDHIRLALPKVVIEPVDWTKQGLASDVASLEKTIHEPFLTILGDEFYYRTDHDQFLKVLKKHPNMAASIGIVKTSLLSRIRKNYSVVLEDDKIVNLVEKPENPPNELLGLGSYFFTPEYFEFFKKTPASPKSGVIEITDVIDKMAKDSKGGVFATTLSCEYFNINSMQDYYHAVYEVRNDLFHKFKTSLVIPTNNNERSITDVIVDFKDKFNEIIVIDNESTDATLSLSKKEKVKTYTFPGDGDPTRLGEQVRRGIEYATGDIIVVVSPDGSFRSKDFPKLLEYMKDSDMVIGTRTTRQMIEQGSNLKPLYRLVNLLMGKLVEVFWWGQEPRFTDVDCQFFSVWRESYERVKPQLVAQDRKFIVELMIDIVRSHMRCIEIPVSYFKPVGQVEYRLRDMISDSIHIIKLILSKKFYLGEDRDGE from the coding sequence TTGAAAAAGATCAGAATTGGGGTCATTGCAGCTGCCGGAAAAGGAACCCGAGCATATCCCCGAACCAGCTTCATTCCAAAACCACTCTTCGTCATTGAAGGGAAGTCCATCCTCCACCGGAATGTGGAGCTGATGGTCAAAACCTTTGGAATCGAAAAGGTTTACGTTCTGGTAGGTCACCTAAAAGAGAGGATAATCGCAGAGATTGATCACATTCGTTTGGCTCTTCCCAAAGTAGTGATCGAACCTGTAGACTGGACAAAACAGGGGTTGGCATCTGACGTAGCAAGCCTCGAAAAAACCATTCATGAACCATTCCTTACGATCCTTGGGGATGAGTTTTATTACCGCACAGACCACGATCAGTTTTTAAAAGTTTTAAAAAAACATCCGAATATGGCTGCCTCCATCGGGATTGTAAAAACATCCTTACTTTCCAGGATTCGTAAAAACTATTCCGTTGTATTAGAAGATGATAAAATAGTAAATTTGGTTGAAAAACCAGAAAATCCTCCCAATGAACTTTTAGGTTTGGGAAGTTATTTTTTTACACCTGAATATTTTGAGTTTTTTAAAAAAACTCCCGCATCACCAAAATCAGGTGTCATTGAAATCACAGATGTGATTGATAAGATGGCAAAAGACTCCAAAGGCGGAGTGTTTGCTACTACCTTAAGTTGTGAATACTTCAATATCAATTCCATGCAGGATTACTATCATGCAGTGTATGAAGTAAGAAATGATCTTTTCCATAAATTCAAAACTAGTCTCGTAATTCCAACTAACAATAATGAAAGGTCCATCACTGATGTGATTGTTGATTTCAAAGATAAATTTAACGAAATCATTGTGATCGATAACGAATCAACCGATGCCACTTTGTCTTTAAGTAAAAAAGAAAAAGTAAAAACCTACACCTTCCCCGGTGATGGTGATCCTACTAGACTTGGTGAACAAGTCAGACGGGGGATTGAATACGCAACGGGGGATATCATTGTGGTCGTTTCTCCCGATGGTTCTTTTCGCTCCAAAGACTTTCCTAAATTACTCGAATATATGAAAGACTCCGATATGGTGATCGGAACCCGTACGACAAGACAGATGATCGAACAAGGATCCAATCTCAAACCTCTATACCGTTTGGTGAATTTGCTGATGGGAAAACTGGTTGAGGTATTTTGGTGGGGACAAGAACCAAGATTCACAGATGTGGATTGCCAGTTTTTTTCTGTTTGGCGAGAGTCTTATGAACGGGTGAAACCACAGCTCGTGGCTCAAGATCGTAAGTTCATTGTGGAACTTATGATTGATATTGTTAGATCTCATATGCGTTGTATCGAAATCCCTGTATCTTATTTTAAACCAGTAGGGCAGGTGGAATACCGATTACGCGATATGATTTCAGATTCCATTCATATCATAAAATTAATTTTATCTAAAAAGTTTTACCTAGGAGAAGATCGCGATGGCGAATAA
- a CDS encoding SRPBCC family protein has protein sequence MRETKSVFTFEEPIERLWSGVTVYEVLVHWLADEVRGRPKVGGDFSWTWKLGLEGDFTTHGIYKKIEPLKELVMEWKDHPADPVGGVYLQLLFESKGPNSSQLTVINGGFPDGEGSDVWIEGAKEAWDGQALQLKDFLKQNPDITKFFKKS, from the coding sequence ATGAGAGAAACAAAGTCTGTATTTACCTTTGAGGAACCAATCGAACGATTGTGGTCGGGTGTTACCGTCTATGAAGTGTTAGTGCATTGGTTGGCGGATGAGGTAAGAGGAAGGCCCAAAGTAGGTGGTGACTTTTCTTGGACATGGAAACTAGGTTTAGAGGGTGATTTTACCACTCATGGAATTTATAAAAAAATCGAACCTCTCAAAGAATTGGTTATGGAATGGAAGGATCATCCAGCTGATCCCGTTGGTGGGGTTTATTTACAATTGTTATTTGAATCCAAAGGTCCAAATTCATCTCAACTAACAGTAATTAACGGTGGGTTCCCGGATGGAGAAGGTTCCGATGTTTGGATCGAAGGGGCAAAAGAGGCCTGGGATGGGCAAGCCCTGCAATTAAAAGACTTTCTAAAACAAAATCCAGACATCACAAAATTTTTTAAAAAATCTTGA
- the speE gene encoding polyamine aminopropyltransferase, whose protein sequence is MEIWYTEKLELEKGRAVSYRVTKTIESLQSPFQKIDIFETQSFGRMFTLDGVTMVTNKDEHSYHEMIAHIPMMSHPNPESVLVIGGGDGGTVREVLKHPSVKEVVLCEIDKAVVDISYKYFPECADAMKDPKVIHYYDDGAKFARDNKGRFDVILVDSSDPVGPAEVLFKEPFFRDMASALKPTGIIATQAESFWYHGDVISSLFDFIPKIFPEYGYYYTTIPTYPSGIIGFTFLSNAIDPYSVTPDPKRVPKGLKYYSPEIHKAAFVLPEFAKAYIKRKG, encoded by the coding sequence ATGGAGATTTGGTATACCGAAAAATTGGAATTAGAAAAAGGCCGCGCTGTGAGTTACCGGGTAACAAAAACAATCGAAAGCCTACAATCTCCGTTCCAAAAAATCGATATTTTTGAAACACAATCCTTTGGCCGAATGTTTACACTTGATGGTGTAACGATGGTTACTAATAAAGACGAACATTCTTATCATGAAATGATTGCCCATATCCCTATGATGAGTCATCCAAACCCTGAATCTGTTCTTGTGATTGGTGGGGGAGATGGGGGAACCGTTCGCGAAGTTTTGAAACACCCCTCTGTCAAAGAAGTTGTATTATGTGAAATTGACAAAGCTGTGGTGGATATTAGTTATAAATACTTTCCAGAATGTGCTGATGCCATGAAAGATCCCAAAGTCATTCATTATTATGATGATGGTGCTAAATTTGCCCGTGACAACAAAGGTCGTTTTGATGTGATCCTTGTGGATTCTAGTGATCCAGTAGGCCCTGCAGAAGTTTTATTTAAGGAACCATTTTTTCGAGATATGGCAAGTGCCTTAAAACCTACGGGAATCATTGCCACCCAAGCGGAATCTTTTTGGTATCATGGAGATGTGATTTCCTCTCTTTTTGATTTTATTCCCAAAATTTTCCCTGAGTATGGTTACTATTATACAACCATTCCGACATACCCGTCCGGAATCATTGGGTTTACTTTTTTATCCAATGCCATTGATCCTTATTCGGTAACTCCAGATCCAAAACGAGTTCCGAAAGGTCTCAAATACTACAGCCCAGAAATTCACAAAGCTGCTTTTGTTCTTCCTGAATTCGCAAAAGCGTATATCAAAAGAAAAGGATAA
- a CDS encoding NAD(P)/FAD-dependent oxidoreductase, with the protein MKESLAIVGTGIAGLGSAYFLKDDFDLTIFDSADYIGGHTNTVLVEEDGVSIPIDTGFIVFNHVTYPNLLRLFQTLNVPTKKSDMSFSVQHDPTKLEFCGSGLSGLFAQKKNLFRPRYLKMLLEIDRFNKSAPKILDDPKYDSWDLGKYMEVFRYGKDILNFYLIPMSSAVWSTPPDMMLEFPAKSLIRFFDNHGFLGLNTQHQWYTVDGGSREYINRIIPPIKDRVRLQTPVKQVNRTNEGKVELLFGEGERQIFDKVLLATHGHISAKLLGNPTKLESELLPLYRYQHNTATLHTDDSDMPKLPSCWSSWNYKIVEGETGKQDPYTIYWMNRLQNVSKKQNYFVTINDPGRVAKDKILKKIDYEHPLFSVEASLGQSRLPELNESGPIYYAGAYFRYGFHEDGFLSAVNVSRNILKRDPWT; encoded by the coding sequence GTGAAAGAAAGTTTGGCTATCGTCGGAACTGGGATTGCGGGTCTCGGTTCTGCATACTTTTTAAAAGATGATTTTGATTTAACCATTTTTGACAGTGCCGATTACATCGGAGGTCATACCAACACAGTGTTAGTTGAAGAGGATGGAGTGTCCATTCCGATTGATACTGGTTTTATTGTATTCAACCATGTAACTTATCCTAATCTCCTAAGACTATTTCAAACATTAAATGTTCCCACAAAAAAATCGGATATGTCTTTTAGTGTCCAACATGATCCCACCAAATTAGAGTTTTGTGGTTCTGGCCTTTCTGGATTATTTGCACAGAAAAAAAATCTTTTTCGTCCTCGTTATTTAAAGATGTTACTGGAAATTGACCGGTTTAACAAATCGGCTCCAAAGATTTTGGACGATCCAAAATACGACAGTTGGGATTTAGGTAAGTATATGGAAGTTTTTCGGTATGGAAAAGACATCCTCAACTTCTATTTAATCCCTATGAGTTCGGCAGTTTGGTCAACTCCGCCGGACATGATGTTAGAATTTCCTGCTAAGTCACTCATTCGATTTTTTGATAACCATGGTTTTTTGGGACTGAACACCCAACACCAATGGTATACGGTGGATGGTGGCTCGAGAGAGTACATCAATCGAATCATTCCTCCCATAAAAGACCGGGTTCGGTTGCAAACTCCTGTCAAACAGGTGAATCGAACGAATGAGGGGAAAGTGGAACTTTTGTTTGGTGAAGGGGAAAGGCAAATTTTTGATAAAGTGTTACTTGCCACTCATGGTCATATCTCTGCAAAATTATTAGGAAATCCAACAAAATTAGAAAGTGAGTTACTACCACTCTACCGGTACCAACACAACACTGCCACTTTGCATACGGATGATAGCGATATGCCAAAACTTCCTTCCTGTTGGTCGAGTTGGAATTATAAAATTGTAGAAGGGGAAACGGGCAAACAAGACCCATATACGATTTATTGGATGAATCGTTTGCAAAATGTTTCTAAAAAACAAAACTACTTTGTGACCATCAATGATCCTGGGCGTGTGGCAAAAGATAAAATTTTAAAAAAAATAGATTATGAACATCCACTCTTTTCTGTTGAGGCTTCTCTTGGGCAAAGTCGTCTGCCGGAGTTAAACGAATCAGGCCCGATCTACTATGCAGGTGCTTATTTCCGGTATGGATTTCATGAAGATGGATTTTTGTCAGCAGTGAATGTCTCTCGTAACATTCTAAAAAGGGATCCATGGACTTAA
- a CDS encoding peptidase MA family protein, whose protein sequence is MNGPDLWARDLTTQSSVCVAVDLVSSGTYVEVYKERSLSLNFDLVKFARDFDTLTYPTLVATFGEPSDVDGDGKVKILVMDIRDGATANSAYVAGYFDPVNYFPDNFFSRIRSNYAEVLYMDGKELIAALKNDPNAFASTAAHEFQHLLRYPRMRSANQTDETWINEGTSEVASDIAGYGPQNGRMDCYSGVNDSRCSDGINGVSLLDWDSSGSDILKQYSYAYVFMRYLYDISGTNDSQRQNFFRETVVGASGTRANSTGNLINVFRNTAYAPNFDASLLGNNNADVFFRVFALLGAQSFGIANLTSVEQVTSDGASPTTINLATALTRYPLSTTLARIVTNPVVPTTNRGSIKQGATNFYTAAMGTPSISAGSSRKNYGRVTTATTKGIFFWADSPAGINASAKYVQTNEEGTSLTIPKKPRSLKSVIESSSGPIPICGIEFTDDLVRTSESIPIE, encoded by the coding sequence GTGAACGGACCTGATCTTTGGGCAAGAGATTTAACGACACAATCCAGTGTTTGTGTGGCTGTAGATTTAGTGAGTTCTGGAACCTATGTGGAAGTCTATAAAGAAAGATCCCTATCTCTTAATTTTGATTTAGTTAAGTTTGCTCGTGATTTCGACACTCTCACCTACCCTACATTAGTTGCAACTTTTGGAGAACCTAGCGATGTGGATGGAGACGGGAAAGTAAAAATTTTGGTAATGGACATTCGCGATGGTGCCACAGCAAACAGTGCTTATGTGGCAGGGTATTTTGATCCTGTTAATTATTTCCCAGACAACTTCTTTTCTCGGATTCGTTCCAATTATGCAGAAGTTTTATATATGGATGGGAAAGAACTAATCGCTGCTCTTAAAAATGATCCCAATGCTTTTGCTTCCACAGCAGCCCATGAATTCCAACATTTACTAAGATATCCGAGAATGCGATCAGCAAACCAAACCGATGAAACTTGGATCAATGAAGGGACAAGTGAAGTGGCAAGTGATATCGCAGGCTATGGACCACAAAATGGTAGAATGGATTGTTACTCAGGAGTGAATGATTCACGTTGCTCTGATGGAATCAATGGTGTGTCATTACTCGACTGGGATAGTAGCGGTTCCGACATTCTAAAACAATATTCTTATGCTTATGTATTTATGCGTTATCTTTATGATATTTCAGGAACTAACGATTCCCAAAGACAAAACTTCTTTCGAGAGACAGTGGTTGGAGCTTCTGGTACTCGAGCAAATTCCACAGGGAATTTAATTAATGTATTTAGAAATACCGCCTACGCTCCAAACTTTGACGCATCTTTACTTGGGAATAATAATGCAGATGTTTTCTTTCGAGTTTTTGCTCTACTCGGTGCCCAAAGTTTTGGAATCGCCAATCTAACTTCCGTCGAACAAGTGACAAGCGATGGAGCTTCCCCCACCACAATTAATTTAGCAACAGCCCTCACTAGATATCCCTTATCCACTACTTTGGCAAGGATCGTAACAAATCCCGTCGTTCCCACAACCAACCGTGGTAGTATCAAACAGGGAGCTACAAACTTCTATACAGCGGCGATGGGAACACCTTCAATTTCTGCAGGTTCTTCCAGAAAGAATTATGGAAGAGTGACTACTGCCACAACCAAAGGTATTTTCTTTTGGGCAGATTCTCCCGCAGGGATCAATGCAAGTGCAAAGTATGTGCAAACGAATGAAGAAGGAACCTCTCTGACCATTCCCAAAAAACCTCGGTCTCTCAAATCGGTAATTGAATCTTCTTCTGGACCCATCCCCATTTGTGGGATAGAATTTACAGATGATTTGGTTCGTACTTCCGAAAGTATTCCAATAGAATAG
- a CDS encoding PLU-1-like domain protein encodes MEYPELETYFQKLTDITDRIAMMNNHFDATPEIDIPQLSEFYADIQSKDWENTDREYYELFTSYFTFHVKTVEEIIQEAREILNPENREYVKKLVSHVRNADDWFVNLKKKRKLARIQVA; translated from the coding sequence ATGGAATATCCCGAATTGGAAACGTATTTCCAGAAATTAACTGATATAACAGACCGTATCGCTATGATGAATAATCATTTTGATGCGACACCTGAGATCGACATACCACAGTTATCTGAGTTTTATGCAGACATTCAGTCAAAGGACTGGGAAAATACTGATAGAGAGTATTACGAGCTTTTTACTAGTTATTTTACCTTCCATGTGAAAACAGTGGAAGAAATCATCCAAGAAGCACGTGAGATTTTAAACCCAGAAAATAGAGAATACGTAAAGAAATTAGTAAGCCATGTCAGAAATGCTGACGACTGGTTTGTAAATCTAAAAAAGAAACGTAAACTCGCTCGCATCCAAGTCGCTTAA
- a CDS encoding DUF302 domain-containing protein produces MLGLTVHRKKSFEDTITDTTEALKKEGFGVLTTIDVKNTLKEKIGVDFKRYTILGACNPGFAHKALQTADEIGLLLPCNVVVTEEKNGETKVSIFDPMTMTKLVQNPELEKIAKEVQEKLIQVIHHLHD; encoded by the coding sequence ATGTTAGGACTCACCGTTCACAGAAAAAAAAGTTTTGAAGACACCATCACCGACACTACCGAAGCCCTAAAAAAAGAAGGGTTTGGGGTCTTAACCACCATCGACGTCAAAAACACTCTCAAAGAAAAAATCGGCGTTGATTTCAAACGATACACCATCCTTGGAGCATGTAATCCCGGTTTTGCGCACAAAGCCCTCCAAACAGCAGACGAAATCGGATTATTACTCCCTTGCAACGTAGTCGTCACAGAAGAAAAGAATGGAGAAACCAAAGTCTCTATCTTTGACCCCATGACTATGACCAAACTGGTCCAAAACCCAGAACTAGAAAAAATTGCCAAGGAAGTACAAGAAAAATTAATTCAAGTCATTCACCACTTACACGACTGA
- a CDS encoding SAM-dependent methyltransferase, with product MEKSQNQSLSQDTIDSKLFTELKNKSTIEQFPIYRKIFLKAMSSMKRGSLRMILPNGEQTVLGDPNSIYDSKFHSALIHVKDPVFFKKSVLYGDIGFSESYLTGDWDTDSIENVISWFILNVDESPNLSGAKKRLFHLDLFSLGNKFLHFLRKNTLTGSKKNIVEHYDLGNKFYKLFLDPTMTYSSAYFETLEETLEEAQTKKVDKLCQKLKLNPADHLLEIGSGWGFLSIHAAKNYGCRVTTVTLSEEQYVYAKERIEKEGLSDKIEIRIQDYRNIEGEFTKIVSVEMLEAVGDAFYETFFQKCQDLLTKDGILALQVITCPDSRFTAFKNGIDFIQKHIFPGSLLPSIGRMNQAINRTGDMYLFHLEDMGLSYAKTLRIWLKAFEENLTEVRTQGYSETFIRKWRYYLAYCAAAFQMRNISVIQSVYVRPNNLSF from the coding sequence TTGGAGAAATCACAGAACCAGTCCCTCTCACAAGACACGATTGATTCAAAACTTTTTACCGAATTAAAGAACAAATCTACCATAGAACAATTTCCTATTTATAGGAAGATATTTTTGAAAGCCATGAGTTCCATGAAAAGGGGATCACTTAGAATGATTTTGCCTAATGGAGAACAAACTGTATTAGGGGACCCAAACTCAATCTATGATTCTAAATTTCATTCAGCTCTCATTCATGTGAAAGATCCTGTTTTCTTCAAAAAATCAGTGTTATATGGTGATATTGGATTCTCAGAGTCCTATCTAACAGGAGATTGGGACACTGATTCTATAGAAAATGTAATTTCTTGGTTTATTTTGAATGTTGATGAGAGTCCGAATCTATCTGGTGCCAAAAAAAGGTTATTTCATTTGGATTTATTTAGTTTGGGAAATAAATTTCTACATTTTTTAAGAAAAAATACTCTAACAGGTAGCAAAAAAAATATCGTAGAACATTATGATTTAGGAAACAAATTTTATAAATTGTTTTTAGATCCGACAATGACCTATAGTTCTGCCTATTTTGAAACTTTGGAAGAAACTCTAGAAGAGGCTCAAACGAAGAAAGTAGACAAACTCTGTCAGAAATTAAAATTAAATCCCGCAGATCATTTGTTAGAGATTGGAAGCGGTTGGGGATTTTTATCCATCCATGCAGCAAAAAATTATGGATGTCGTGTCACAACGGTCACTCTTTCGGAAGAACAATATGTTTATGCGAAGGAAAGGATCGAAAAAGAAGGCCTTTCCGATAAAATCGAAATTCGTATTCAAGACTATCGTAATATTGAAGGGGAGTTTACTAAAATTGTTTCTGTTGAGATGTTAGAAGCAGTAGGGGATGCCTTTTATGAAACCTTCTTTCAGAAGTGTCAAGACCTGTTGACAAAAGATGGGATTTTGGCTTTGCAGGTTATCACTTGTCCTGATTCCAGATTTACAGCTTTTAAAAATGGAATCGATTTCATTCAAAAACATATTTTCCCTGGTTCTCTTTTGCCTTCGATTGGTCGTATGAACCAAGCCATTAATCGCACTGGAGATATGTATCTATTTCATTTGGAAGATATGGGGCTTAGTTATGCGAAGACATTAAGAATTTGGTTAAAGGCCTTTGAAGAAAATTTGACAGAGGTAAGGACCCAAGGATATAGCGAAACCTTTATCAGAAAGTGGAGATATTATTTAGCGTATTGTGCTGCCGCCTTCCAGATGAGAAATATCAGTGTCATTCAATCTGTGTATGTGAGACCAAACAACCTCAGTTTCTAA
- a CDS encoding DUF1574 domain-containing protein, giving the protein MLKARFLFYPVILLLFLFVVDSLFRIPYIQTITKIDLTAVNYKAKSDFLGKLISEKPGVHSSKTKKIMLILGSSRLLYFDHDELVSFYPDWDIYNLSSAVTTPAYYDFQLTKVLDAGIKPDLVVMETDPNQFNQNSVFKSSNLTYSFDLSYVLSNLSLFGKDHVSFYLGRKLFAVGTYKPYIDQMWRNYKNPYLENAFEMHQATYDYILTHNGNGLSPIDNYMEKDSNSLQMTSHRTLDWLFASYVRSPMQFGFYEKILNRLQTEKIKTIIIWPLSSPDFETLMEKESLVKTWEKEIDSITASKNFSILKLKNDPSYTCNAFADGGHVAKDCYRSLMRSILLEYFRKYEPNHL; this is encoded by the coding sequence ATGCTCAAGGCGCGGTTCCTTTTTTATCCGGTTATCCTGTTACTTTTTTTATTTGTCGTTGATTCTCTCTTTCGAATCCCTTATATTCAGACAATTACCAAGATTGATTTAACGGCAGTTAACTATAAGGCCAAATCGGACTTTTTAGGAAAATTAATTTCTGAAAAACCAGGAGTTCATTCATCCAAAACTAAAAAAATCATGTTGATTTTGGGTTCTTCTCGCCTTCTTTATTTTGATCACGATGAATTAGTATCTTTTTACCCTGACTGGGATATTTATAATCTTTCTTCTGCTGTTACCACTCCTGCTTATTACGACTTCCAACTTACGAAAGTGTTGGATGCAGGGATCAAACCAGATTTGGTTGTGATGGAAACAGATCCAAACCAGTTCAATCAAAACTCAGTATTCAAAAGTTCAAACCTAACTTATAGTTTTGATCTTTCTTACGTACTTTCCAATTTGAGTTTGTTTGGGAAAGATCACGTTTCTTTTTATTTAGGTCGCAAACTTTTTGCTGTAGGTACTTACAAACCCTATATCGATCAAATGTGGAGAAATTATAAAAACCCATATTTAGAAAATGCATTTGAAATGCACCAAGCAACTTACGATTATATCCTCACTCATAATGGAAACGGTCTTTCTCCAATAGATAATTATATGGAGAAGGATTCTAATTCTTTACAAATGACTAGCCATAGAACTTTGGATTGGTTGTTTGCTTCTTATGTGCGTAGTCCGATGCAGTTTGGGTTTTATGAAAAAATTTTAAACCGATTGCAGACAGAAAAAATAAAAACCATCATCATTTGGCCACTTTCCTCTCCTGATTTTGAAACTTTGATGGAAAAAGAGTCTCTTGTGAAAACTTGGGAAAAAGAAATTGATTCCATCACAGCGAGTAAAAACTTTTCGATTTTAAAATTAAAAAATGATCCATCATACACATGTAATGCGTTTGCGGACGGTGGTCACGTAGCGAAAGATTGTTATCGTAGTTTGATGCGTTCTATTCTATTGGAATACTTTCGGAAGTACGAACCAAATCATCTGTAA
- a CDS encoding DUF1365 domain-containing protein, translating to MYAAEVYHARTAPRPNKFQYRIFNFYLDLSEIDQLSQKSFWFSRNRFNLFSFYDKDHIQFGKRTIYDNVKSFLEASGVRDIGKIFLLTNLRVMGYVFNPVSFYFCYDTKDKPLVSIAEVGNTFGEIKPYLGYFKPAKGTIADPQVYIRERKDFYVSPFISLDSEFEFRLNAPSDQLQIGVDSFENGKRILTTSFLGKKIPFQSKYLLKLFTQFPFITVKIITLIHWQAFKLWVKKIPYISKHQNLEKQTGVPLGEITEPVPLTRHD from the coding sequence ATGTATGCGGCTGAGGTGTATCATGCTCGCACTGCACCAAGGCCCAATAAATTCCAATACCGAATTTTTAATTTTTACTTGGATCTTTCCGAAATCGATCAATTGTCCCAAAAAAGTTTTTGGTTTTCCAGGAATCGTTTCAACTTGTTTTCCTTTTATGACAAAGACCATATTCAATTTGGAAAACGAACAATTTATGATAATGTTAAATCGTTTCTGGAAGCGTCAGGAGTCAGGGACATTGGGAAGATATTTCTTCTGACCAACCTTCGGGTAATGGGCTATGTCTTCAATCCTGTTAGTTTTTACTTTTGTTATGATACAAAAGATAAACCCCTTGTCTCTATCGCAGAAGTGGGGAATACCTTTGGCGAAATCAAACCCTATCTTGGGTATTTTAAACCTGCGAAAGGAACCATCGCAGACCCACAAGTGTACATCCGCGAACGAAAAGATTTTTATGTCTCACCTTTTATCAGTTTGGATTCTGAATTTGAGTTTCGACTGAATGCACCGAGTGATCAATTGCAGATCGGTGTCGACTCTTTTGAAAATGGGAAACGAATTCTTACCACTTCCTTTCTGGGAAAAAAAATTCCATTCCAATCAAAATACCTATTAAAACTTTTTACCCAATTTCCATTCATCACCGTCAAAATAATAACATTGATTCATTGGCAAGCGTTCAAACTATGGGTCAAAAAAATTCCGTACATTTCGAAACACCAAAACTTAGAGAAACAAACAGGAGTTCCCCTTGGAGAAATCACAGAACCAGTCCCTCTCACAAGACACGATTGA